GTCTTAATGTAATGAAACACCTTTGAATTACCGTTATGGTCAGGATGCGTTATTTTTAATAAACCTTTATATCCTGCCAATACCTCTTTAACAGTTGCCTTTTTTGAAAGACCTAATTTTTTGCTATAATCATCTGATTGTGCAATGGGGAACGTATGGTTATGACCCGTTTGATTTTCCTTCAGCTTCCCTAGTTCATTCCGTAATTCAATATTTTCCGTTAACAAATCCTTCACTTCATTTTGCAATTGGCTCTTCTCATTCCTTAGGATGACAACTTCCTTTTTGTACATCTCCCTTTGCTGAATTAATGTTTTTTTGGCAGTTTCATGAAGTTCTTCCATTCCTTCTATATGTGTATCTTGTACTTGGTTTTTTAATTTTAGCCGATAGATGATTTCGTCCTTATTTTGAACCTTTACCTCATTTATTGGCAGCTTTTTAACCATGTCTTCAATATTAAATCCAGCATCTTTCTGACTTTTCCCCTCGTATTTTATCCTGCCTTCAGAGAGCCAGCGCCTGACAGTCTGTATACGAATCCTTTCTGAAACCCCTGCATCCTGTAACAGATCAAATGCCAGATCTGTGTCATCCGATGATCCTGTTTTTCTACTCACATTGCCTCCCTCATATTTTATCCTTCCTTCTCGCATCCAACGCCTGACAAATTGTATACTGTTACTTTCTGTTACACCCGCATCCTTTAACAGGTCGAAAGCTTGATCCGTGTTCACATTTTTCACCTTTCCTTTTACATGCCAAGTCATGTTTTTGCAATGTTGCAATCCATGGGTCTGACTTAGTCCCTGGCGCTATAACGAGAAAATAGACTTATGCTCCAGAGAATTATATATCACTTCGGAATTGTTATGTATTCGGCAGTTTCCTTCATTATCCGAAGCCTACTCTTTCAAGTAAAGCAGTTGCTCCAAATCCATAATATGTGCTGTATAGCCGATGCGTAATTCGCTGCAGTCAGCCTTAGCAACCTATTTGCATTACCTTTTACATGATATCATAGCTGCTTTTCATCCAAAGAACAAACAGATAAAGAATGAATGACAGATATCACAGCTTGATAACGAAAGCGTTTCAACAGCTATTATGAAGACTCTGCCTAGTATACTATTAAGAAAAGGCCACTATATTGATATAGCCCATAGGATATATTCGAAAAAAACCCAATCTCTCAGTGGTGCAAATGAGAAATCGGGACCAATTCTTTCCACCATATGCTTAAGGTTTGACCATGGCAATGACTTTTCACCATCTCTCTCCTTATTGATACTATAGTAATTATAACGATTTGACTTTATAGCGCATATAAAAAGTTATTTTTGGCCCTCTGTGTAAATTTGAAAGGTAATACCGAATTTGTCTGTGACAATTCCATAAGCAGGGCTAAAAAAAGCCTCCTGCAACGGCATTTTCACTTGTCCTTTTTCCGATAAGGCTTCAAAGATCTTGGTTGATTTCTCGATATCGTCAGTTGAAAGGCAAATCGTAACTTGATCTCCTGTCTGACTCATTTGCCCTGGGAATGTATCTGAAAACATAAGATCCGTTTCCCCAACCTTCACCATTGCATGTGATACAAGTTCCTTCGCTTCCTCTGGTAAAGGAAATTCCGGGTTTTCTGGCATTTCCCCGAAAGTTTGCGTAAAAAGGATTTTGGCGTCCAATGCTTTTTCGTAAAATTCAATCGCTTCCTTTGCATTACCGTTCATCATTAAATAAGGCGACAATCGCATGTTCATAGTAAAAAACCCCTTTGATTCATATTTGTTGGTGTAAAACCCCGAGTGAATTCCTGGGCTCCGTTATTAATGGAATGCACCTATACCATTATTACCCATGGTTTCATATTACAATAAGGAACATTTGTTCGTCAACACAAACTTATGAATAACAGATAAACCTTGATTTTCTTGTTACCTTTCATCGGTTGTATCAAAAGTAGAAGATTCCTCACTCATCATCACTAAACCTCCCCATCATAATGGAATTATAATATTTGCCATCTGCTAGAATTTTGTCATTTTTTAAAACCCCTTCCACTTCAAAATCATATTTTTTATAAAGATTAATAGCGATATCATTGGTTTCAAGAACGATTAAAGTCATTTTCTTGATTTCATTTGAGTTTGCCCAGTCTATGGATTCTTTTAACAGGCTTTTTCCTATACCATATCCCCAGAATTCTTTTAATGCACATACACCAAATTCCACTTTATG
This genomic stretch from Peribacillus muralis harbors:
- a CDS encoding VOC family protein, which produces MNMRLSPYLMMNGNAKEAIEFYEKALDAKILFTQTFGEMPENPEFPLPEEAKELVSHAMVKVGETDLMFSDTFPGQMSQTGDQVTICLSTDDIEKSTKIFEALSEKGQVKMPLQEAFFSPAYGIVTDKFGITFQIYTEGQK